A window of the Kazachstania africana CBS 2517 chromosome 10, complete genome genome harbors these coding sequences:
- the RMR1 gene encoding Rmr1p (similar to Saccharomyces cerevisiae YGL250W; ancestral locus Anc_3.577) — MGQVEEDTDEEDLLGYEETFDEEAVDDDAIRDAASSLLMEVTSKILVHYKDDSFLLFKYEKEGSNEDEGYTVMLEDPKLSNTPCNTLMSQIRSFLERHYNKLMFNSKEILLDIPVLDITINEDNIYNNQISFADIQTIFKILKERSENNHEMELPECLEATITLKPRFVSRYNALVELTESSATLSNIKPFSNNEDNPVILDDTASEVIVMELDENEHAKAKNTESKISNIDSESDDEILEIDVAGK, encoded by the coding sequence ATGGGCCAGGTGGAGGAGGATACTGATGAAGAGGATTTACTCGGATATGAGGAGACgtttgatgaagaagctgTGGATGATGACGCTATCAGAGATGcagcttcttcattattgatGGAAGTCACCTCAAAGATACTGGTGCACTATAAAGATGATAGTTTCCTGTTGTTTAAGTATGAAAAAGAGGGTAGTAATGAGGACGAAGGGTACACAGTAATGCTAGAAGACCCCAAGCTTTCTAATACACCATGTAATACGCTAATGTCACAAATTCGTTCTTTTTTAGAGAGACACTACAACAAATTGATGTTTAACAGTAAAGAGATACTATTGGATATCCCTGTGCTGGACATAACCATCAATGAAGACAATATTTAcaataatcaaatttcttttgctGATATCCAgacaattttcaagatcTTAAAGGAAAGATCAGAGAATAATCATGAAATGGAGCTGCCAGAATGCCTGGAGGCAACGATTACTTTAAAGCCAAGATTTGTATCGCGTTATAATGCTCTTGTAGAGCTCACTGAGAGTTCGGCCACACTCAGTAATATTAAACCTTTCTCTAATAATGAGGACAACCCCGTCATATTAGATGATACGGCGTCAGAAGTAATTGTGATGGAATTGGATGAAAACGAGCACGCTAAGGCCAAGAACACAGAATCAAAAATCAGTAATATCGATTCTGAAAGTGACGATGAAATACTAGAAATAGACGTAGCTGGAAAATAG
- the PDE1 gene encoding 3',5'-cyclic-nucleotide phosphodiesterase PDE1 (similar to Saccharomyces cerevisiae PDE1 (YGL248W); ancestral locus Anc_3.573) translates to MPSFEIVILGAVGGPYEQATQCFMLRPYGLEGTMESICIDGGAGINQIAWLLMQYKKQAINESVRENFFRESGEILLQDFIDTNIPHQYGFPNSLLSQLDLSLPVHVNAVLIYEGIKEFYITHPHLDHIGAMVLNSPLLFEPNPNSADPKQEKTLYSLPFTSKAIREHIFNDEIWPDLMLEGSEPLMIQDLKEEKAHKSKTFPNWKITAFPVHHGNRVTRPSAKIYSSAFVIQNEFNKDAIAIFGDVEQDELISKIWQHIVDNVPAGSLKAILIECSSPDNINPTNLYGHLSPKLLIHEIKCLSELYKSGLSGLDVIITHVKFSKFNLREDPRVTILNQIKKYAAMETALNGVNFSMTLEGISYIR, encoded by the coding sequence ATGCCAAGTTTTGAAATCGTAATATTAGGGGCAGTAGGTGGCCCTTACGAACAGGCGACGCAATGTTTTATGCTTAGACCATATGGTCTAGAGGGCACTATGGAGTCTATTTGTATTGATGGCGGTGCAGGGATTAATCAAATTGCATGGCTCTTAATGCAGTATAAGAAGCAAGCTATAAATGAAAGTGTACGGGAGAATTTTTTTAGAGAATCTGGGGAAATTTTGCTACAAGATTTTATCGATACCAATATACCCCATCAATATGGCTTTCCTAATTCCCTCCTATCCCAACTAGACCTCTCCCTTCCCGTTCACGTCAACGCTGTTCTGATTTATGAAGGTATCAAAGAGTTTTATATAACTCATCCGCATTTAGATCACATTGGCGCAATGGTACTGAATAGCCCATTACTTTTTGAGCCAAATCCAAATTCAGCCGATCCAAAACAGGAGAAAACTCTATACAGTCTGCCTTTCACTTCTAAGGCTATAAGAGAACATATTTTCAACGATGAAATATGGCCTGATTTGATGCTTGAAGGTAGTGAACCTCTAATGATACAGGATTTGAAGGAAGAGAAGGCTCACAAGTCTAAAACTTTCCCCAACTGGAAAATTACGGCATTTCCAGTCCACCACGGTAACAGAGTAACGAGACCATCAGCTAAAATTTATAGTTCCGCATTTGTGAtacaaaatgaatttaacaAAGACGCTATAGCAATTTTTGGTGATGTAGAACAAGATGAATTGATATCTAAAATATGGCAGCATATCGTTGACAATGTTCCGGCAGGATCCTTGAAAGCCATCCTGATCGAATGCTCGAGTCCAGATAATATCAATCCCACTAATCTTTATGGGCACTTGTCACCGAAACTTCTCATTCACGAAATCAAGTGTTTAAGTGAGTTATACAAATCAGGCTTATCAGGATTGGATGTAATAATTACCCATGTAAAGttctcaaaattcaatcttCGAGAGGACCCCAGAGTGACCATTCTAAATCAGATAAAGAAGTACGCTGCAATGGAAACTGCTTTGAATGGTGTTAATTTCTCCATGACATTGGAAGGAATTAGTTACATTAGATAA
- the PRE4 gene encoding proteasome core particle subunit beta 7 (similar to Saccharomyces cerevisiae PRE4 (YFR050C); ancestral locus Anc_3.574) codes for MNHDPFSWGRPSDETYGKYNTSIAEASPYPSMNTQQPIVTGTSVIAMKYNNGVIIAADNLGAYGSLLRFTDIERLIPVGQNTVVGISGDISDMQHIEELLDELEIENNYDNSSADSNECLQPSYVFEYLANVMYNRRSKMDPLWNALIVAGLEDDGKPFLRYVNLLGVTYSSPTLATGFGAHLAVPLLRRVIDHDSDVEKTTLETAEKTILESLKVLYYRDARSSRKFSLAILDKDQGLIMKKNLEVENMSWEFARDIRGYGTQKV; via the coding sequence ATGAATCACGATCCATTTAGCTGGGGCAGACCTTCGGATGAAACTTACGGGAAATATAACACTAGTATTGCCGAAGCATCTCCATATCCTTCAATGAATACACAACAACCTATAGTCACTGGTACATCGGTCATAGCTATGAAATATAACAATGGTGTTATAATTGCTGCTGACAATCTCGGTGCCTATGGGTCTTTGTTACGTTTCACTGATATTGAAAGGTTGATACCTGTGGGCCAAAATACAGTAGTAGGTATATCCGGGGACATTTCTGATATGCAACACATTGAAGAACTTTTAGATGAActagaaattgaaaataactATGATAACTCTTCAGCTGACAGTAATGAATGTCTACAGCCAAGTTatgtttttgaatatttagCTAACGTCATGTACAACCGTAGGTCGAAGATGGACCCATTATGGAATGCTTTGATTGTGGCAGGTCTAGAAGACGACGGTAAGCCTTTCTTAAGATACGTGAATTTACTAGGTGTAACATATTCTTCTCCAACTTTAGCAACAGGTTTTGGTGCCCATTTAGCCGTTCCACTATTAAGACGTGTAATTGACCACGATTCTGACGTCGAAAAGACCACTTTAGAGACAGCGGAAAAGACTATTTTagaatcattgaaagtaCTCTACTACAGAGATGCACGTTCTTCCAGAAAGTTCTCCTTGGCCATCCTAGATAAGGATCAAGGCCTCattatgaaaaagaatttagaAGTGGAAAACATGTCCTGGGAGTTTGCAAGGGATATCAGAGGTTACGGAACACAAAAAGTATAG
- the RAI1 gene encoding decapping nuclease (similar to Saccharomyces cerevisiae RAI1 (YGL246C); ancestral locus Anc_3.570) has translation MTITSNLFVNQKGSTTSLKQPKEIGYYSRTQNNEFLVSNDINLKYYYLPDAALDNNLDLSSGVKKFKDVESGFDDPHSLHGLLEVMKSHESSKSKKLKVDIVSTRSVITKLISAAFDNVNINPINMRIVSFDDQLFIKELPVAKSKGTSDSSGITVDQYSKFKFHSLATISQPLALVSRETLEKRTKKISNNGDQFVSAVRTGVGSSKLLLGSEIDCIFDFKTDGKDNLKHYTKLACTSTINSSSETLKFENNIFRTWLSCFVVGIQRVIYGFKDKNSILKTVEEFATDEIPVILKQNNSKVSAKCLDAIKWYGLFTEWLLKMIPRDDTKSVRPFKLILENNHLKLIEIEQNDSEYNGLVEGEAILSNTFREWRNSFTGNE, from the coding sequence ATGACAATCACTTCAAACTTATTTGTTAATCAAAAAGGTTCGACGACTTCCTTGAAACAGCCTAAAGAGATTGGTTACTACTCAAGAACTCAAAATAATGAGTTTTTAGTTTCTAATGACATTAATCTCAAGTACTACTATCTACCCGATGCTGCATTGGACAATAATTTAGATCTCTCCAGTGGGgtaaagaaatttaaagatgTGGAATCTGGGTTTGATGACCCGCACTCTCTCCATGGACTTTTAGAGGTCATGAAATCACATGAATCGAGCAAAAGTAAGAAACTCAAAGTTGATATAGTCTCAACAAGAAGTGTCATTACGAAACTAATATCAGCGGCTTTTGATAATGTCAATATTAATCCTATAAATATGAGAattgtttcttttgatGACCAACTGTTTATAAAAGAATTACCTGTTGCTAAATCCAAGGGGACATCGGACTCTTCAGGTATCACAGTGGatcaatattcaaaatttaaatttcaTAGTTTGGCTACTATTTCGCAACCTTTAGCATTGGTATCAAGAGAGACTTTAGAAAAAAGAACCAAGAAGATCAGCAATAATGGCGATCAGTTCGTTTCTGCAGTAAGGACAGGTGTTGGTAGTAGTAAATTACTCTTAGGATCTGAAATCGACTgtatatttgattttaaaacGGACGGTAAGGACAATCTAAAACACTATACAAAACTAGCATGCACATCTACGATCAATAGTTCATCAGAAACGCTTAAGTTTGAAAACAACATTTTTAGAACATGGCTGAGTTGCTTTGTTGTTGGTATTCAAAGGGTTATTTATGGttttaaagataaaaaCTCTATTCTAAAGACCGTCGAAGAGTTTGCTACCGATGAAATTCCTGTTATtttaaaacaaaataaCTCAAAAGTCAGCGCAAAATGTTTGGATGCGATAAAGTGGTATGGACTGTTCACTGAATGGCTATTAAAGATGATTCCTAGGGATGATACTAAATCTGTTAGGCCTTTTAAACTCATACTAGAAAACAATCATCTGAAGTTGATCgaaattgaacaaaacGACAGCGAATACAATGGGTTAGTTGAAGGTGAAGCGATATTATCTAATACTTTCAGGGAATGGCGAAACTCTTTTACAGGTAATGAATGA
- the GUS1 gene encoding glutamate--tRNA ligase GUS1 (similar to Saccharomyces cerevisiae GUS1 (YGL245W); ancestral locus Anc_3.569) — protein sequence MSATLVINGKAPVVAYDSLIAARLVNAARPDAIKIEFVDDKKSAPATFNGSSEGSFNKIVAAFPDAFRNANVASEWINVASEEFIVKNFQKLAQSLEKLDAYLNLRTFISGGLEYSAADIAAWGALRSNGMVGSIIKNKVYVNVSRWYSLLEMDPLFGTVHEFLTKSLQELKKNASAGKKKETHKANFEIDLPDAKIGEVVTRFPPEPSGYLHIGHAKAALLNQYFAQAYKGKLIIRFDDTNPSKEKTEFQDSILEDLELLGIKGDRVTYSSDYFQEMYDLCVQLIKEGGAYCDDTPTEKMREERMDGIASARRDRTVEENLRIFTEEMKNGTEEGLKNCVRAKIDYAALNKTLRDPVIYRCNLTPHHRTGATWKMYPTYDFCVPIVDALEGVTHALRTIEYRDRNAQYEWMLNALHLRKVHIWDFARVNFVRTLLSKRKLQWMVDKHLVSNWDDPRFPTVRGVRRRGMTVEGLRNFVLSQGPSRNVINLEWNIIWAFNKKVIDPVAPRHTAVVNPVKIHLTGEDAPETPKIEMKPKHKKNPAVGEKKVIYYKDIVVDKEDADVIEVNEEVTLMDWGNIIITKKNADGSMEAKVHLEGDFKKTAHKLTWLADTEDVVPVDLVDFDHLISKDKLEEDESFEDFLTPETEFHTSAIADLNVKEMKVGDVIQFERKGYFRLDSLPKDGKPYVFFTIPDGKSVNKYGAKK from the coding sequence ATGTCTGCTACCTTAGTTATCAACGGTAAGGCCCCAGTTGTGGCCTATGACAGTTTAATTGCTGCACGTCTCGTCAATGCTGCTAGGCCAGACGCAATCAAGATCGAATTTGTCGATGATAAGAAATCTGCACCAGCTACTTTCAATGGATCTTCTGAAGGATCATTCAACAAGATTGTTGCTGCTTTCCCAGATGCTTTCAGAAATGCTAATGTTGCTTCTGAATGGATCAACGTCGCTTCTGAAGAATTCATCGTCAAgaatttccaaaaattagCTCAATCTctagaaaaattagatgCCTATTTAAACTTGAGAACTTTCATCTCCGGTGGTCTTGAATACTCTGCTGCAGATATTGCTGCTTGGGGTGCTTTAAGATCCAACGGTATGGTTGGTTCTATCATTAAGAACAAAGTCTATGTTAATGTTTCTCGTTGGTACAGTCTTTTAGAAATGGACCCATTATTTGGAACTGTTCACGAATTTTTAACCAAATCTttacaagaattgaaaaaaaatgcatcTGCCGgtaagaagaaggaaaCTCACAAGGCtaactttgaaattgatttacCAGACGCTAAGATTGGTGAAGTTGTCACCCGTTTCCCACCAGAACCATCTGGATACTTACATATTGGACACGCCAAAGCCGCTTTATTGAACCAATATTTCGCTCAAGCTTACAAAGGTAAGTTAATTATCAGATTCGATGACACTAATCcttccaaagaaaagaCCGAATTTCAAGATTCTATCTTAGAAGATTTAGAATTATTAGGAATTAAAGGTGACAGAGTCACTTACTCTTCCGATTACTTCCAAGAAATGTACGACTTATGTGTCCAATTAATCAAGGAAGGCGGTGCTTACTGTGACGATACTCCAACTGAAAAGATGAGAGAAGAACGTATGGATGGCATTGCATCTGCTAGAAGAGACCGTactgttgaagaaaacttAAGAATTTTCACtgaagaaatgaagaatGGTACTGAAGAAGGTCTAAAGAACTGTGTCCGTGCTAAGATTGATTATGCCGCTTTAAACAAGACTTTGAGAGATCCAGTTATTTACAGATGTAACTTAACTCCTCACCACAGAACAGGCGCTACATGGAAAATGTACCCAACTTACGATTTCTGTGTTCCAATTGTTGATGCTCTTGAAGGTGTAACCCACGCTTTACGTACCATTGAATACAGGGACCGTAACGCCCAATACGAATGGATGTTAAATGCTTTACATTTAAGAAAGGTTCACATTTGGGATTTCGCTCGTGTCAACTTCGTTAGAACCTTATTATCCAAAAGAAAGTTACAATGGATGGTTGACAAGCATTTAGTCTCAAACTGGGATGATCCAAGATTCCCAACGGTCAGAGGTGTCAGAAGAAGAGGTATGACCGTTGAAGGTTTAAGAAACTTCGTCTTATCTCAAGGCCCATCCAGAAATGTTATTAACTTAGAATGGAACATTATTTGGGCTTTCAACAAGAAGGTCATCGACCCTGTTGCTCCAAGACACACTGCTGTTGTTAATCCAGTTAAGATTCACCTAACTGGTGAAGATGCTCCAGAAACACCAAAGATTGAAATGAAACCAAAACACAAGAAGAATCCAGCTGTTGGTGAGAAGAAGGTAATCTACTACAAGGACATCGTAGTTGATAAGGAAGACGCTGATGTTATTGAAGTCAATGAAGAAGTTACTTTAATGGACTGGGGtaacatcatcattacCAAAAAGAACGCAGACGGTTCTATGGAAGCTAAAGTACACTTAGAAGGTGACTTCAAGAAGACTGCCCACAAGTTAACTTGGTTGGCCGACACCGAAGACGTTGTTCCAGTTGATTTAGTTGATTTCGACCATTTAATCAGCAAGGACAagttagaagaagatgaaagttTCGAAGATTTCTTAACCCCAGAAACCGAATTTCACACTTCTGCCATTGCTGACTTGAACGTCAAGGAAATGAAGGTCGGTGATgtcattcaatttgaaagaaaggGTTACTTCAGATTAGACTCCCTACCAAAGGATGGTAAGCCATACGTTTTCTTCACTATTCCAGATGGTAAATCTGTTAATAAGTATGGTGCTAAGAAATAA
- the ZIP2 gene encoding Zip2p (similar to Saccharomyces cerevisiae ZIP2 (YGL249W); ancestral locus Anc_3.576), translating into MSFELWQMEGVEVSDPMGGYVDGKCIKEKLSLNRKAQKLLAKVSRQQNWQDVVVESLPVQSNNFQNFMMDVVAFSNTSSFRRRIIQYKVWYSAYEENNTLPAIELKEKVKLSKDCKDLLNIKKNLSFRLADFITDKPTIKLDSYGKFHLNDLLTKKDRGISHKVRFPLKESNLDEKLNNLLDERISKSVQFQNRNYSLVQFKLIETRSFSKFGLDLICVKRGSNVGRKFEFRHWHYNDYSDPNKNLETISESIYNNLFDINVSKLEFYKLSVGESSIKHDLPFKSRVRQSWHLDKMLLKSLDWNPFKNLKSQNVFGFLYKHDSISCVEFNIRNKKLVFPYLVSSTLDLIDLDKKKFGNLRLGITEVERSLQAGELLPETEFNDTNSSPNVTTTEQISMSLAVQKRSFIDDDLRSTLDFQRKRRKYISTRDNTSANLLASGISKRQESPKPTQIRDNHGCDTSSFKLEAPRLRVNMENRYFILNSDKLEVNYKLLQLLLSENENIQILERSLDFDCDFIMNYQTCVFRIRLSNFFQLSNGGKLYYENQLQSLLKNFKTIIILVEYSELLETVDQEVFWRLRFFLNFPQFEVHFVPTGNNIALLNWITMLVVRFAEMFDEDESFESITVEEQILCDIGLNILLVKRLLKKYDIPQILKHIIANSCDLNDYLTPSQLTRLSTLIHLNW; encoded by the coding sequence ATGAGCTTTGAATTGTGGCAAATGGAGGGAGTGGAAGTGTCAGATCCCATGGGCGGCTATGTAGATGGCAAATGTATTAAGGAAAAGCTCAGTTTGAATAGAAAAGCACAAAAGTTGTTGGCTAAGGTATCTAGACAACAGAATTGGCAGGATGTTGTGGTTGAGTCGTTGCCTGTGCAAAGtaacaattttcaaaactttatGATGGATGTCGTGGCTTTTAGTAATACATCAAGTTTTAGAAGAAGGATAATACAATATAAGGTCTGGTATTCAGCTTATGAGGAGAACAATACTTTGCCAGCAATTGAACTAAAGGAAAAAGTGAAACTGAGTAAAGATTGTAAAGATCTGCtaaatattaaaaagaatCTTTCATTTCGCTTGGCCGATTTCATCACAGATAAACCTACGATTAAACTAGATAGCTATGGGAAGTTTCATCTTAATGATTTACTGACTAAAAAAGACCGAGGTATATCACACAAAGTTAGATTTCCTTTAAAAGAATCAAATCTAGACGAGAAGTTGAACAATCTTTTGGATGAGAGGATATCGAAGAGTGTACAGTTCCAGAACAGGAATTATTCCCTTGTCCAGTTCAAGCTCATAGAAACCAGGTCATTTTCTAAGTTTGGATTAGACCTTATATGTGTTAAACGTGGGTCTAATGTAGGTCGAAAGTTTGAATTCAGGCACTGGCACTACAATGACTACAGTGATCCTAATAAAAACTTAGAAACCATTAGCGAATCGATCTACAATAATCTGTTCGACATTAATGTGAGTAAATTAGAATTTTATAAACTTTCTGTGGGTGAAAGTAGCATAAAACATGACTTACCGTTTAAGAGTCGAGTTCGCCAGAGTTGGCATCTGGATAAGATGcttttaaaatcattagACTGGAATCCATTTAAGAATTTAAAATCTCAAAATGTTTTCGGTTTCTTATATAAACATGATAGCATTTCTTGTGTTGAGTTCAATATCagaaataagaaattgGTATTTCCATATTTAGTTTCAAGTACCTTGgatttaattgatttagataaaaaaaaatttggaaactTGAGGCTGGGTATTACAGAAGTTGAACGCTCCCTTCAAGCTGGCGAGCTGTTGCCCGAGACTGAGTTTAATGACACCAACAGTTCTCCCAATGTAACAACAACTGAACAAATTAGTATGTCCTTAGCTGTTCAAAAAAGATCatttattgatgatgaCCTGCGATCTACGTTAGATTTTCAGaggaagagaagaaagTATATTTCTACAAGAGATAATACCTCTGCTAATTTATTGGCAAGCGGGATTTCGAAAAGACAGGAATCCCCTAAACCAACACAAATTAGAGATAATCATGGGTGTGATacatcatcattcaaattggAAGCACCTCGATTGAGGGTTAATATGGAAAACAGATATTTCATCCTTAACTCGGATAAGTTAGAGGTTAATTATAAACTATTACAGTTGCTACTTTccgaaaatgaaaatattcagATCTTGGAAAGATCACTAGACTTCGATTGTGATTTTATCATGAATTATCAGACTTGTGTCTTTAGAATTAGATTGTCCAACTTTTTCCAACTTTCCAACGGGGGCAAGCTATACTATGAAAACCAATTACAAagtcttttgaaaaatttcaaaacaatCATAATACTTGTTGAATATTCAGAACTTCTAGAGACTGTAGACCAGGAAGTGTTTTGGAGACttcgattttttttgaacttCCCACAATTCGAAGTTCATTTCGTACCGACTGGAAACAATATAGCTCTACTAAACTGGATAACCATGCTAGTTGTCAGGTTTGCTGAAATGTTTGATGAGGATGAGAGCTTTGAAAGTATTACCGTAGAAGAGCAGATATTATGTGACATTGGCCTTAACATCCTACTAGTTAAGCGGCTACTGAAAAAGTACGACATTCCACAGATATTGAAGCACATTATTGCAAACTCTTGTGACCTGAATGACTATTTGACACCTTCACAACTTACCAGGCTGTCAACACTCATCCATTTGAATTGGTGA